The Quercus robur chromosome 3, dhQueRobu3.1, whole genome shotgun sequence DNA segment CTATTGTTGAACATGTGAtgtagtctttttcttttttggggggtgtCATGTAGACTTTATTGGATTGGACCAAAAAGTTTGCCGGAATGTATTGGTGTGTTGTGTATAAGCCATAAGGTTGAGACTCATGTAGACTCATAGTAGCTTTGTCATGGGGCTTTGGAGCTAAGACAAGGCTATTGTATAGTCCAAGAAATCATACAAAGTTTTATTAGTGAAACTGGTTGTTTCGTAGACAAATAATGGATTGTTTTAATCAAGTAGTGCATTTTGTACTCGTCTTTGCTCATCTTTAACGAGTGAAAAACATATAGTAGGATCTCTAACTAATTTCTCAAGAGTGAAAAACAAATACCTCTTACTTTGAAACTATGATAAACTACCGGTGGTATCAAAATAAGAGATTTTGAGTTTGATACATACCTTTATATGAGGACCTAagattcataaataaaatttggacaTTCACCTTGTAAATAACGACTCTTTTAAGCCGTGTTGTATGtatttagtttcaaattttcattataCATGCTTAAGAGGGAACCAACTGAATGAGACCCATGTTAAAAAAATGGCTTAGTACAAATAGAGGCCAACCCATCATATTTGGTGCGCTTAGGTGCCTAACACCATCCCAAGTTTTTACCCAATCTTCTTACTATTGGTCTTCACTTAGGTGCCTCACACCAAAACTCAACTCTTAATAGTGGGCCTCTCACAAACATGAAGGCCCACACCATGGCATTGACACCTTCCTTAAGGATGAGTGAATCCAAATCTCTATTTAGGCCCCTTGTAAGGcccaaattatttccaaataaaataagCATCCCATAGTTACAAATATGTGAACTTCACAAGTATAGACCCCACATCCTTGTGGGAGACCTACTTTATGAAACGAGCTACAACTAGCCCAAGGGATGCTTTCGCCTTTACAAGACTAAATTGtttattataacttttttcaatggtttattttacttaaaaataaaaagttgaataaaagtaaaattatccCTAGACAAGATaaaattcaaaggaaaaaaaattgtactttttCTACTAAGATGAAATAAAGAGATCTTTACGGGCAAGTCAACCTGTTAGTGGTTCACTCTTCAGacctataaaaaatttcttaataatGAGCTCCTTTCAGGTGAGTTGACCTATTAGAGGTTCAGACCttttaaaagtttaagttaTTGTGAGCAAAATTAGTACATTTGTACATCTTGTGGACTTGGCAAATGTTCTCCAGCAAGCGTTGGGGCCACATGGAGAGGGCGTGGCTTGATATCTCTACCCCGCATGAATGTCAAAAACTATCCAGGTAGCTCTTCCAACAAAGCCTGAATGGTTGAACCACAGAAATCTGCCCACCTGTACAGATCAAAACTAATTTATTACATGAAATAGAGTGAAGAagctcattttaaaaaataaaagtacaatgTAATGAACAAATAAGGAAACCATCAATTCCAATTGATAAAACAGATAATAGAACAAATAAGGAAATCATCAAATTCTGATTGATAAAACAGATAAGAGGCTCGAACAGATGATAAAAAACATCAAGAGGTAAGATACATAGAAATCAGCTTTGAGTACACATTCACACTAGATTGAAACCATGACCCCATTTTCTACCTATAACATGTCCAATGGGTACTAGAAAAAGGTGGCTGCAAAGTGTATTAGACTGTTAACTTCAATATAGCTCAAGACAGCAGTGGCAGCAGCAATCCATGCAACATCTTTGTTTATTATAGAACGTCCATAATTATTAAGTGACATGAAAGATATAACAACataatatgaatttatgatGACATCTACAATcccaaataacaaattattatctACTAGTTTTAAAAGagaatttttctattaaaaaaatacaacttaagatataattttttttttaaataataataattgtaatacAAGCCCAATCCAGGCAGCTATTTTGTCAGAGCtatattaatattttgcaaGTGCCGAATAATTTCTGGAGTTGGTTTTGTCTCCACTTCTCTAGTTTTCtttgaattgaaaatataatagAATTACATTTTTGGAAAAGGATTCCTTCCAATTGGTTTTGTCACCACACATATGCAGGGGCGGCGCTAAAGCAtattcagggggttcaaatgaaccccctgacttcaaaagaaaaaaccatatatataaaatatatattttttcttagtttaatactttaatttatttttaaaaatattttttctgcGCACACTTAAATTTTGCACATCTTTATTACAAGTATTTTCGACTTTAAGAATAAAGAGTAGgtgtttgtgaattgtaagtgtaattcttttttataaatttatattatatgtgtgtgacTGTGTTTAATATTGATTGTAtacattactttttgttataatgttacatacttttgtaaattatgatgtgtgtggatgtttatatgtacaatataaatataatataactttatataatttaataattaagaaatagaGAGGGTTGTttttacatgtgtgtgtattgttattatattataataacttTGTCTAATAAAGTtagtaaaattcaaaaaaacaattgtaaagttagtgattgttcaAGCATTTAATTGGTTAAGTAAACACGTAGTGTATAATTTATGTATGAATGAATGTAATTGTGtgcgtcaataattaatacgGAGCCAATGAGTTAAGATTAGTCATTTagtcttaaaatattaaaaaaaaaacaaagtcaaatagataataacaattgaataaagataaaaatgttagacagacttaacaaaataaaaagatcatAGACTCATAGCTACCCACGTTGGCAATAGATATTCATAATGAACTATCATGtaacattcaaaatttgaaaacttgtagaataaaattgtaaaattttacgtattattattattttttcaataactcgatatattcaagttttctttttattaaaattttgtagtgACCCCCCTAATCAAAATTCTTGGAGCCGCCACTGCAcatatgataataataagaagTTCTTTTAGAAGTGTATTGGGTTCCAACTCATTCAACTAATGAATTTTTGTCAAAAGTGATGTAATTTAACTGGTTGGGTCATCTATGTTGAGACATTTAGGGTCCAAAATCTTCCATTtcctattataattttttataattttataactattgaattatccaaaaaaaaaattgacaaaattttttaccCTTTAATAATACactaaaaaaagatattaatatTTTGGCCTAGTAATAAACATTAATTATCATAAAACTAACACATAAGCTCAAGTCATATAGTATCCATAAAGTATTCGAAAAAAAACATATAGTAcccataaagaaaaaaaaaaaaaaaagtaatgataaTCACACACTCTTTGTTGCACGCTCACCATACATGTACTGCCGCATGAATTGACATGTGAAATCGTGAAATTGTGTGAATTCACAAttttcagaaagaaaaataagagtgCACTTGGATCGTGTCTTGTTTGGCAACAATAAAGTGCTAAATATACTTGAGTATAGTGTTAAAtgtactataaattttactaaattgACTTACAAACTGATATGTTACAAATTTAAGTGCCAcatcaatttttagttttatgtaataaaatttgtagtttttttttttttttttttttttttttttttttttaagtttgtagGCGGCATTTTAGGTGCATCTTCAATAAACATTACCCATGCTTTAGTTTGGGGTTTGAGCCGTCAGTCGTGAGTTGACTAGGCTTACAATGCAAATCAAACAATGACTTTTCCCCGCATATATATACAAGAGAGCTTTAGGCACCAGCAACAATGCACGTATCAATCACTCAGCCAAAAAAAAGTCTTATCAATTCAAACTATATGGCATGGTTAGTCATGAATAATTTGCATGGGATGCTTATTACTTCTCGTTTTGTTTACCTAAAATCAGTAGACAGAACCAACTAAGCTTTTAATTAatgtaattaactaattaaggTCCCCTTGTCCCTTGGGCTTTGTTCTACATCCTTGATTTTATGAGTATTATACAATCTGAAAAGTCAAagtactttttatttataaaagaaatcttaaaagtgaAGCTTTCAAAACAACAAGAATGTTGTTATTTGATATTCATCTGTAACCCCATTTTGTACGACTTGGCTTTGCTCAAATGATCAAGAGGATCTTGAAGCAGTTAAtgtaagttcttttttttttttttttttctttttctttttttaattaaaaaaaatcctgtactttgttttctttcttcactttgaAATCGTAGgtttaatttattcttatttCTCTGCTTTCTTTTCGTTCCTAGTTTAGAAGTAATTGCATGTTAAGATAGTGTACACTGCTCTAGTCCCTACCCAAGCATATGCCTCCGAGAAACTCTAAATTTCTACTTtctttcattggttttctttcAATAAAAGTGATTCACATGTGGTGCTGGTCAAGGTGATGTCTGAGCaactttgaaattgaaaatttccaaTTAGGGTTTTTATAAATGAAGGCCTAAAATTTGGACACCCACCTCTAAGTGATTGATCTTTGAGCCTGTGGTTTATGTATTTAATCCCATACGTAcgtacgtgtgtgtgtgtgtgtgtgtgaattttaCATGCTTAGAAGGGAACCAACTTAGTAGAACCTTGTTAGAAAATGGCTAAGCAGTACAAGTGGAGGCTAGTCCTTTAAGTTAGGTGTGCATAGTTGCTTAACACATTCCCAAGTTCGTATTCTAACTTCAAAAAACTTAAAGTTTGGTGATTTAACCTCTTCATAGGCACCAAAAAAACGGTTCTTAGACCCAACTCAAGTGACGGCTAGCTCCCATCTTTGCCCTAACCATGATCTAGTGACATATTATCATATTTATGTGTAACTATATTCACATCAAGCAGCACTCAAGAGCACCACACAGTCCAATAACATTCCATAAGGATGAGTGAACCTAGATCCTTATTTAGGGCCAAAAATTGCTACACAAAAAATTATCACCAGATCACATACACGTGGGCCCACAACGTGACAACAACACCTTCCTTATGGATGGGTGCTACAAATCCTTGTGAGAGGCCTACTCCATGGAACTAGCTCATAGACCAAAAGATACTCTCTCCTTGCAAAAGTAACTTCTTTTTCATTGGTTTGTTTACTTAAAATACAATTTGaataaattctaaattctaACTATACaagataaagattttttttttggttaaaaaaaaaaaactgtactttttcttttaggatGATATGAAGAAATTCTTTCAGGAAATACAACTTGTTAGTGGTTCAGACCTAAAAAATGCGTTAACAAAGAGCTCCTTTCAGATAAGTTAGCTTGTGATTGGTTCAGACCTAAAATTTTTCAGTTGATGGGATCAGAATCAGCATATTTATAAATCTTGCGTACATGGTAAATGTTAGTCAAGCAGAAGCTGAGGCTGCATGGAGAGGGCTTGGCTTGATATCTCTACTACGCATGTATGTCAAAAACTGTCCAGGTAACTCTTCCAATAGAGCCTGGACCACAGAAATCTGCCCACCTGTACAGACCACAACTAATTTGTTAGATGAAACACAATGTAGAAGCTTAGGCCAAATAAAGAACAAGTACAAGAAGTTGAACAAATAAGGAAATAATCAATTCCAATTGATACAACAGATAATAGACTCAAACAGATGATAAAAAAGTCAAGAGGGAAGATCATTGAAATGGTTTTAAGGTTGTAAGGGAGCCAAGCAGTTTTAGAATTTGTAGAGCTTCGTCAAAGCTTGGTCAGGCTCAACAGATCAGCTTGCTGAGCACACATTCACACTAAATTAAAATCATGATCTCATTTTCTACCTATAACATGTCTATGGGTACAAACAATCTAGCCAAAGACAGGATCAAAACAACAGTGGCAACAGTAATCATGCAACGTTTTTGTTAAATACATTCAAACACACCCTTTTGCCCTTTCATCACTCCACCCATCAACTGTTATCTAACTGGCAGAACTAACCAAATGTTCATTCCAGTTTTTCTAGAATAATTATCTAACTGGGATAGTTGTGAATGCAAAATTACAGTTAGTGGATTCTTTTAGATGTAaccacaaaaattttgtaaagacGAGTGCCATTATGTACTCACTATGCACTTCTCGCATTGGAACAAACTGCACAATGTCACGTGTAGCCACACGACCTGTAGAGCTCTCTAACCGTCTTCCATTGTCAGCATCAAGAACCTACCCAAAAATTAAGATACATTACAGTCATTCAAGCGAAAAttctaaaagctaaaattcCACCATTTTTActgaataattaaaataaagtgTAAAAGAGTATAAAGGGCATCAAATTAGGAAAACATAATACCTCCATTTCTCTAAAATCTGCACCTCCCACTCCGACTATAAGGATAGATAGAGGCAGATCGGATGCCCTGACCAAAGCATCTTTTGTTTCTTGCAGGTCTGTAATGACTCCATCCTAGAAACACGACAATTTTTATTGAGTGATTAATTGAAGAATTGATTTAAAGAGGCATCaaataaagacaaaattatCTTTAGGAGAGCTTCGAGTATAAATCCTGTGTACATAAAGAGTCTCATCTGCTTCAATAAAAGTAGTAACTtatcacaaacaaaataaatttaattcgACATTCTGTTTACCGTAATAATGAGCAAGACAAAGTATTTGTTGCTGTTGTACGAGACGGACTGGCCAGCAATTTGTGCAGCTGTGTTAATCACTGGGCCAAATAAAGTGGGTCCTGCCAGGGCAACATTATGGAGAGCCCTTGCATAAGCAGCCATGATGCCTTCAACTCCTTCAacctattaataaataaaataatttgattaattcatctattaaaaagaaagaaactggATGTTACATAAGAGTATGAAATGCAGTGTTCAGAAATATATGAACTACTTATACTCAATAGTTATTAACTTACAAAGAATGATATGAATCCTATGGTACCATTTACTTGTAATCCTTTACAACAGACATCTAATCTTATgataaaaaacatataatgtTCCAAATTTTATTAGGTGAGATAACTCAATCTATTTAATTTGCACTGTTCTCATGGACTTCTTTTTAAGGGCATCTGAGACTTCTCAAACCTTTTGATGATAAAATTAATGTATTTGGGGATTTTgaatgtatttttgtttgttgtaaATAGGGTTTAGAACTTTTCGTGTTTGGTTGAAAATGTTTGTGATTTAGAAGTAATAGAAGAAGGTAAAACATCAATGGTGACAGAACCAGGTTTCAGATGCTATTCAAcagaattataaataaataaaaaattatatttgagaaaaagaaaggaaatatgTGATAATAACAGTAAGAATAAGAAGACATGAATAAGCATAGATTtcacttttataaaaattaagggGTTTTCAATAAATATTGCAAGAGGAttacagagaaagagagagatctgtGTGAAAACAGCTAGGCAATATGCCAGCCAGTTCAGATTCTTCAAAGATTAAGCAAACAAAGCATTACAAAGTCAGCTCCTCTCACCTCAAAGGTACCTGTACTTCCATTCAAGTTAAAACAATGTGATGTGGTACCATCAATTGTTCTTCCTCCAAAGCCCCAAGCAGGAAAGCGCCTATTGGAATCATAAAACTGAATGACCTCCCCAACCTCCATTATAGCCTGCAAGTTTTCTTAATTAAGTATACAATGACTTCATCAATCAATGaagatttattttaagtatATGCAAACAGAAGAAccctaacaaaaatttcaaaacaaagaaactttttttacaCAATCCACAATCTCAGACATGTTCCatgtatggttttttttttttaatttctctaacATGTTCTGCGTTTAGTTGAGAGTAAAAGAACCTGCAACCTTGATATGAAAAACAAGCTGCTTGATCATATTGAGTCATGACAAACAAAAGATAGCAAAAGATAGCTGCTTGATCATATAGACATTGCTATCGACAAATTCAAtgtaaaagttattttttctttcccagGTTGTTTTTGTGTGCCTCGTTTTGGACCAATTCAATGTAAAAGctattttttgttattctacAAGCAATTTCCAGGTTATTTTgtgtcttttcttcttcttttggcgTGTGTGTTAGGAAAATACAACTCATGAACCCATACAGGATTAAAACTGTAAGGGGGAGGAGGGGGAAGGATCTGTTGTATCTaatgtttagaaaaaaaaacacacacacacacacaagtgcCAAAGAAAAGCAACTACCCTATTGAGAGCACCAGAGGATGCACAGTCTTACCCGTTGATAAGAATTCAACCGGCCAAAAGGATCAATGTAGTGTAAAGAATCTGGATTCTGAGGATTTCCATTTGAGGCTAAAGAAAGAGATATTgaatattcaaagcataaatcaGTCATCAGCCAAAACATTTTGAACTAGGAAAAAgagaacccaaaaaataaaataaaaaactatataacTCCCCTAGAATGGGATATATTTTACCTGTAAAGTCAACAGCAACCATAAAGTTAAGCTCAAATCCACTGGAAATGTAATCCAGAAAACTATACTGTTGCTtttcacaaaattgatcaaCAAAGAGCTGTCCCTTCAAAACCTATATTGATAAATTAGTAAGCaatgtaaaaattttaacataaagATTAACAtgaagtattttttaaaaatataactaCAAGTATGAATAAGTACCTTCTCATGACCATGATGAGGAGATGGTAAGGTGAGATTTGCACCACTTCTTTCTATATGAAGTTTTTCCAGGTTTGCCACAGACTTCTGGAGCTTACTGATGAggtaaattttaaaataattaccTTCTTTTAGTACCAGAGACTAAAtcgtgaaaactgaaaagtgaaaataaacaaaaactaaaactaatccggacaacaataaattttagctTACCCAATAAGCACATGATTGCCACTGCTATTGAAATCAAAGCACTCGATAATTAATGGGTTATCCTGTAGCAAGTGAAAttgcatatgccatgtgagtcttcattaattatcaaaattacaaaacatcctATAACCATAATCTAATAGGAAACCAAGAATCATAAATTG contains these protein-coding regions:
- the LOC126717222 gene encoding protein BONZAI 3-like isoform X1; the encoded protein is MGNCFSDVEGGKQAVGGAQQRPNSIATTNNNNGGHNDAVEFFFRSRGIQPLFTQIELSLSASNLLDRDITSKSDPMAVVYAKKRDGKLEELGRTEVVLNSLNPAWIEKVRVAFQFEIVQPLVFHVYDVDSKYHNVPVKTLKLNDQEFLGEATCVLSEIVAKQTRSLTLNLNNKNGHTSLRNLGSLTIHAEETVSSRSCVEMVVHCSHLDNKDLFSKSDPFLRISRIVESGGSVPICKTEVVKDNLNPIWKPLCLSIQQFGSKDNPLIIECFDFNSSGNHVLIGKLQKSVANLEKLHIERSGANLTLPSPHHGHEKVLKGQLFVDQFCEKQQYSFLDYISSGFELNFMVAVDFTASNGNPQNPDSLHYIDPFGRLNSYQRAIMEVGEVIQFYDSNRRFPAWGFGGRTIDGTTSHCFNLNGSTGTFEVEGVEGIMAAYARALHNVALAGPTLFGPVINTAAQIAGQSVSYNSNKYFVLLIITDGVITDLQETKDALVRASDLPLSILIVGVGGADFREMEVLDADNGRRLESSTGRVATRDIVQFVPMREVHSGQISVVQALLEELPGQFLTYMRSRDIKPSPLHAASASA
- the LOC126717222 gene encoding protein BONZAI 3-like isoform X2: MGNCFSDVEGGKQAVGGAQQRPNSIATTNNNNGGHNDAVEFFFRSRGIQPLFTQIESDPMAVVYAKKRDGKLEELGRTEVVLNSLNPAWIEKVRVAFQFEIVQPLVFHVYDVDSKYHNVPVKTLKLNDQEFLGEATCVLSEIVAKQTRSLTLNLNNKNGHTSLRNLGSLTIHAEETVSSRSCVEMVVHCSHLDNKDLFSKSDPFLRISRIVESGGSVPICKTEVVKDNLNPIWKPLCLSIQQFGSKDNPLIIECFDFNSSGNHVLIGKLQKSVANLEKLHIERSGANLTLPSPHHGHEKVLKGQLFVDQFCEKQQYSFLDYISSGFELNFMVAVDFTASNGNPQNPDSLHYIDPFGRLNSYQRAIMEVGEVIQFYDSNRRFPAWGFGGRTIDGTTSHCFNLNGSTGTFEVEGVEGIMAAYARALHNVALAGPTLFGPVINTAAQIAGQSVSYNSNKYFVLLIITDGVITDLQETKDALVRASDLPLSILIVGVGGADFREMEVLDADNGRRLESSTGRVATRDIVQFVPMREVHSGQISVVQALLEELPGQFLTYMRSRDIKPSPLHAASASA
- the LOC126717222 gene encoding protein BONZAI 3-like isoform X3 — translated: MAVVYAKKRDGKLEELGRTEVVLNSLNPAWIEKVRVAFQFEIVQPLVFHVYDVDSKYHNVPVKTLKLNDQEFLGEATCVLSEIVAKQTRSLTLNLNNKNGHTSLRNLGSLTIHAEETVSSRSCVEMVVHCSHLDNKDLFSKSDPFLRISRIVESGGSVPICKTEVVKDNLNPIWKPLCLSIQQFGSKDNPLIIECFDFNSSGNHVLIGKLQKSVANLEKLHIERSGANLTLPSPHHGHEKVLKGQLFVDQFCEKQQYSFLDYISSGFELNFMVAVDFTASNGNPQNPDSLHYIDPFGRLNSYQRAIMEVGEVIQFYDSNRRFPAWGFGGRTIDGTTSHCFNLNGSTGTFEVEGVEGIMAAYARALHNVALAGPTLFGPVINTAAQIAGQSVSYNSNKYFVLLIITDGVITDLQETKDALVRASDLPLSILIVGVGGADFREMEVLDADNGRRLESSTGRVATRDIVQFVPMREVHSGQISVVQALLEELPGQFLTYMRSRDIKPSPLHAASASA